The following proteins come from a genomic window of Opitutaceae bacterium:
- the mfd gene encoding transcription-repair coupling factor, whose product MAPNSRPLEPYRPPLPTLHLTGICPPARGIMLAHLALQEDFNVAVAVVDTLKEADRLAEDIALFYQIHAKGRPNLEVLVFPESMPDAGDMREAFAASADRLTVLNRLKAKRSPATAVPGKLMIVATPGALVQEVPALEAYARHELTLEIGQTYKFADLLQKLHDLDYDSEAVCEAPGHYAVRGGIIDVYPVTATAPYRIDFFGDEIESIRSYDPVTQRSSEPVPTLTLSATPRLKLDPAKTGLSDYLPESCHLVLVEPVKLEGELSRLASEGKPAASFNALRESVSQTTLLSDLDEATLFASEDTLEETLDSESLSHHRRYPDERLVAQERLVSEEEARADFLKTAARWKKEGFTFLFVASKDGEEQRMREILADHPSWKGADLLFLRGALNEGFRIRFPNTHNPSALQPFRPSTSRESDNAARITKPKEGLAGPRPAPQNPHPNPPILQSSSLPILQSSSLVVITETEVFGRQRVRRPIGNRRAQAQRAQIDQLLDFSELVEGDFVVHLQHGIALYRGLTKVEFAGGNREVISLEFDNHVTLHVPLQESHLISRYVGLSKTKPQLGRIGSNRWEKTRQSAERSTLDLAAELLRIQAAREAQPGFAFPEDNTWQKEFEASFPYPETRDQLRAIEETKADMERTRPMDRLICGDVGFGKTEVAIRAAFKAVQGGRQVAVLVPTTVLAQQHLNTFRERMAGYPVSVEMVSRFRSRTEQQKILAATAAGQVDILIGTHRLLAKDVAFKELGLVVIDEEQRFGVKHKETFKQLRTSVDVLSMSATPIPRTLYLAMTGARDMSVIETAPVNRLPVQTIVKTYDEKLVVEAVRHELRRGGQVFYLHNRVQTIDLVAARLRELMPDLRIGIGHGQMDEKDLEQRMTEFVAGEYDMLVCTTIIESGLDIPNCNTIIIEGADRFGLSQLYQLRGRVGRFKHQAYAYLLLHRHTRMLDLARQRLNALRSHNQLGAGFRIAMRDLELRGAGNLLGAEQSGHIVGVGFELYCQLLRQSVSRLKGEKTAQAIRANVKLDFVTLGEGVAGEAAKRRHEDGYTAIRDAEREESGAVEVAPIRASLPASYIGETRLRFDFYRKLAMADNPKTLREIESDLTDRFGKFGDAVKALLLVTEIRIRAEQKGIQSVETDSSRLKCLRSSGQRDDFVMVGTRFPRLTAPKPLLRLREIIAFLNNLPNP is encoded by the coding sequence TGGCCGAGGACATCGCCCTCTTCTACCAAATTCACGCCAAAGGCAGGCCAAACCTGGAGGTCCTCGTGTTCCCGGAGTCGATGCCCGATGCGGGGGACATGCGCGAGGCCTTCGCCGCCTCGGCGGACCGGCTTACCGTATTGAACCGCTTGAAGGCAAAGCGGAGCCCGGCTACGGCAGTCCCTGGCAAGCTCATGATCGTCGCCACGCCGGGAGCACTCGTGCAGGAAGTGCCTGCGCTGGAGGCCTACGCTCGGCACGAGCTCACTCTGGAAATCGGACAGACCTACAAGTTCGCCGATCTGCTCCAGAAACTCCACGACCTCGACTACGACAGCGAGGCGGTCTGTGAAGCGCCGGGGCACTACGCGGTCCGCGGAGGGATCATCGACGTCTATCCCGTGACGGCCACCGCACCGTACCGCATCGATTTCTTCGGCGATGAGATCGAATCCATCCGCAGCTACGATCCGGTCACCCAGCGCTCAAGCGAGCCGGTTCCAACCTTGACCCTTTCAGCGACCCCGCGGCTCAAGCTCGACCCCGCAAAGACCGGGCTCTCCGATTACCTCCCGGAGTCGTGCCACCTCGTGCTGGTCGAGCCCGTAAAACTCGAAGGCGAGCTCAGTCGTCTCGCCTCGGAGGGAAAACCGGCGGCAAGCTTCAATGCGCTTCGGGAGTCCGTCTCCCAGACAACGCTCCTGAGCGACCTCGATGAAGCCACCCTCTTCGCAAGCGAGGACACCCTGGAGGAGACCCTGGATTCGGAGAGCCTCTCCCACCACAGGCGCTATCCCGACGAACGCCTGGTCGCCCAGGAGCGCCTCGTGTCCGAGGAGGAGGCCCGCGCCGATTTCCTCAAGACAGCGGCCCGTTGGAAAAAAGAGGGATTTACCTTCCTCTTCGTGGCGTCCAAGGACGGCGAGGAGCAGCGCATGCGCGAGATTCTCGCCGACCACCCTTCATGGAAAGGCGCCGATCTCCTCTTCCTGCGCGGCGCCCTCAACGAGGGTTTCCGTATCCGTTTTCCCAATACGCACAATCCTTCGGCCCTTCAGCCCTTCCGCCCCTCCACCTCGCGGGAATCCGACAACGCGGCGCGCATCACCAAACCTAAAGAGGGCCTCGCAGGGCCTCGCCCGGCGCCGCAAAACCCGCACCCCAATCCTCCAATCCTCCAGTCTTCCAGTCTTCCAATCCTCCAGTCCTCCAGCCTCGTCGTCATCACTGAAACCGAGGTCTTCGGTCGCCAGCGGGTGAGACGTCCAATCGGCAACCGCAGGGCCCAGGCCCAGCGCGCGCAGATCGACCAACTGCTCGATTTCTCGGAACTTGTGGAGGGCGATTTCGTGGTGCACCTCCAGCACGGCATCGCGCTTTATCGCGGGCTCACGAAGGTGGAATTTGCGGGCGGGAACCGCGAGGTGATCTCGCTTGAGTTCGACAACCACGTCACCCTGCACGTCCCGCTCCAGGAGTCGCACCTGATCAGCCGCTATGTCGGGCTCAGCAAGACCAAGCCCCAGCTGGGGCGGATCGGTTCGAACCGCTGGGAGAAGACCAGGCAATCCGCCGAACGCTCCACGTTGGACCTGGCGGCCGAGCTCCTTCGGATTCAGGCGGCGCGAGAGGCGCAACCGGGCTTCGCCTTTCCCGAGGACAATACCTGGCAGAAAGAGTTTGAAGCGTCGTTTCCCTACCCGGAAACGCGCGATCAGCTCCGAGCCATTGAGGAGACGAAGGCTGACATGGAGCGAACGCGCCCCATGGACCGCCTCATCTGCGGCGACGTGGGTTTTGGCAAGACCGAGGTGGCGATCCGGGCCGCCTTCAAGGCGGTGCAGGGCGGGAGGCAGGTGGCCGTGTTGGTCCCCACGACGGTGCTGGCGCAACAACACTTGAACACGTTCCGCGAGCGCATGGCGGGGTACCCCGTCAGCGTCGAGATGGTGAGCCGGTTTCGCAGCCGCACCGAACAGCAGAAGATTCTGGCAGCCACGGCAGCAGGGCAGGTTGACATCCTCATTGGCACCCACCGGCTCTTGGCCAAGGACGTCGCCTTCAAGGAGCTTGGCCTGGTCGTCATCGACGAGGAGCAGCGCTTTGGCGTGAAGCACAAGGAAACTTTCAAGCAACTGCGCACAAGCGTGGACGTGCTTTCCATGAGCGCCACCCCCATCCCGCGTACGCTTTATCTTGCGATGACGGGAGCGCGGGACATGAGCGTGATCGAGACGGCGCCCGTGAACCGGTTGCCGGTGCAGACCATCGTCAAGACCTATGACGAGAAGCTTGTCGTCGAGGCGGTTCGACACGAACTCAGGCGCGGCGGGCAGGTGTTTTATCTCCACAACCGGGTACAGACCATTGACCTGGTTGCAGCGCGCCTGCGCGAACTCATGCCCGACCTGCGCATCGGGATCGGCCACGGCCAGATGGATGAGAAGGACCTGGAGCAGCGGATGACCGAGTTCGTTGCCGGCGAATACGACATGCTGGTGTGCACCACGATCATTGAGAGCGGCCTCGATATCCCGAACTGCAACACGATCATTATCGAAGGGGCGGATCGGTTTGGACTTTCCCAATTGTACCAACTGCGCGGGCGGGTGGGACGTTTCAAGCACCAGGCCTACGCCTACCTGCTGCTCCACCGGCACACGCGCATGCTTGACCTGGCCCGCCAGCGCCTGAATGCGCTTCGTTCCCACAACCAGCTTGGCGCCGGATTTCGGATCGCCATGCGCGATCTTGAGTTGCGGGGGGCCGGCAATCTCCTGGGCGCGGAGCAAAGCGGTCACATTGTGGGCGTTGGGTTTGAACTCTATTGCCAACTCCTTAGGCAATCCGTCTCACGCCTGAAAGGCGAGAAGACGGCCCAGGCGATCCGGGCCAACGTGAAGCTGGATTTCGTCACCTTGGGCGAAGGCGTTGCAGGCGAGGCCGCCAAGAGGCGGCATGAGGACGGGTACACCGCGATTCGGGACGCCGAACGTGAGGAAAGCGGCGCCGTCGAGGTTGCACCGATCCGCGCAAGCCTGCCGGCAAGCTACATCGGCGAAACCCGCCTGCGGTTCGATTTCTATCGGAAACTTGCAATGGCGGATAACCCAAAGACCCTCAGAGAGATAGAATCGGACCTCACCGACCGGTTTGGGAAGTTTGGGGACGCGGTGAAGGCCCTGCTTCTGGTCACCGAAATCCGCATCCGGGCGGAACAAAAGGGCATCCAATCCGTCGAAACGGATTCCTCGCGGCTTAAGTGCCTTCGAAGCTCGGGCCAGCGCGACGATTTTGTCATGGTTGGCACCCGGTTTCCGAGGTTGACCGCACCCAAGCCGCTCCTACGGTTACGAGAGATCATTGCCTTTCTGAACAACCTGCCCAATCCATGA